Within the Patescibacteria group bacterium genome, the region TAGGATCCGTCGTTTGGCTTAAATCGAAAGACGGCGACGATACGTATCAGATCGTCGAACCCGAAGAGGCTGATATTACGGCCGGCAAGATTTCCTTGAAATCGTCCTTGGGCGCTTCTCTTTTGGGTAAAAAGAAAGGCGATGTGGTGAAATTTCCTACTCCGAACGGAGTCAGAGAATGCGAAATAATTAAAATTGATTAGATATGGCGATAGATCTGCAAAAATTGAACAAAGAGCAGAAAGAGGCCGTAACTTTTAATGGAGGACCGCTGTTGATCGTGGCCGGCGCCGGTACGGGCAAAACAACGGTGATCACCCAGAGGCTAGGGTATTTGATCGAAACCGGTAAAGCCAAGCCCGAAGAGATTCTGGCCGTCACTTTTACAGATAAAGCCGCCGAAGAAATGGAAGATAGGGTAGATAAGCTCCTGCCTTACGGCTATGTTGATTTATGGGTTTCGACTTTCCACGCTTTTTGCGAAAGGATTCTCAGGGACCATGCTTTAGATATCGGGCTGCCCGCCG harbors:
- a CDS encoding UvrD-helicase domain-containing protein, producing the protein MAIDLQKLNKEQKEAVTFNGGPLLIVAGAGTGKTTVITQRLGYLIETGKAKPEEILAVTFTDKAAEEMEDRVDKLLPYGYVDLWVSTFHAFCERILRDHALDIGLPA